The following are encoded in a window of Pseudomonadota bacterium genomic DNA:
- a CDS encoding amidohydrolase family protein, producing MQKEILKDLLNVVKGLTPPDLIIRNGRLINVFTNSIDDNLVIVIKGGFIASIEEDNGSSYGDAKVIDADGQYLCPGFIDAHTHLDSMYPFFELVPYAIKGGTTTIITECAMAACACGMEGVKSFIESTKGYPLRCYFVAPPLTPPFPQMESCLGLSLKEFSKLLRREDFLGIGEGYWTRLVEGDDRVLKQAVLAMSLNKRLDGHSAGARGKRLTEYVLTGITSCHESVTIDEVLEKLRSGLYIMIREGFVRRELKELSRLKDMDVDKRRIMLVSDVFDAVMLYEEGYMDSVVKRAIQYGIPPIEAVKMVTINPADYSGLRHLGAIAPLRYADILFLKNLEDVSIEKVMVNGEILYKDRVFTKAIKPYHYPEEMRHSIKLEKFKEDDFKIKASPKTDLIRVIEIANQTITKEVAFKAEVKDGFLEKNLQMDIIPVAVINRRDRHRIGKGFIKGTGIKSGALATTLIWDTTNILTIGSNESDMKEAVNRLIEIQGGITISKNGKTIYEFPMPVYGVIPLDSMEELRDKTKALDEGMGEIGASLERPFLTLQTIPFTGLP from the coding sequence ATGCAAAAAGAAATATTAAAAGACTTACTCAATGTTGTAAAAGGACTAACCCCACCGGACCTTATTATAAGGAATGGGAGGCTTATAAATGTATTCACCAATAGCATAGATGATAATCTTGTGATAGTTATCAAGGGTGGCTTTATTGCATCGATCGAGGAGGATAATGGCTCTTCATATGGTGATGCAAAAGTAATAGATGCCGATGGTCAGTATCTCTGTCCTGGTTTTATAGACGCGCACACACATCTGGACAGCATGTATCCATTCTTCGAACTTGTTCCTTACGCAATAAAAGGCGGAACAACAACAATAATTACTGAGTGTGCAATGGCTGCATGTGCCTGTGGAATGGAAGGCGTGAAATCGTTCATAGAAAGCACAAAGGGATACCCCCTGAGATGTTACTTTGTTGCACCCCCCTTAACACCTCCATTCCCTCAGATGGAGAGTTGTTTGGGGCTAAGCCTGAAGGAATTTTCAAAATTACTTAGAAGAGAAGATTTTCTTGGCATTGGAGAGGGTTACTGGACAAGATTGGTTGAGGGGGATGATAGGGTACTGAAACAGGCAGTATTGGCTATGTCGTTGAATAAAAGGCTTGATGGTCACTCGGCTGGAGCAAGAGGAAAAAGACTGACCGAATACGTCCTTACCGGTATAACATCCTGCCATGAATCCGTCACAATAGATGAGGTGTTGGAGAAACTTAGATCTGGTCTTTACATTATGATCAGGGAAGGCTTTGTGAGAAGGGAGCTTAAGGAACTGTCCAGATTGAAAGACATGGATGTGGATAAAAGAAGGATTATGCTGGTTTCAGATGTCTTTGATGCGGTAATGCTCTATGAGGAGGGGTATATGGATTCGGTAGTCAAAAGAGCCATTCAATACGGCATCCCTCCCATAGAAGCCGTAAAGATGGTCACAATAAACCCGGCAGATTATAGTGGGTTGAGACACTTAGGCGCCATAGCCCCATTAAGGTATGCCGATATCCTCTTCTTGAAAAATCTTGAAGATGTCTCAATTGAGAAGGTTATGGTAAATGGTGAAATTCTCTATAAAGATAGGGTTTTCACAAAGGCGATAAAGCCATATCATTATCCGGAGGAGATGAGGCACTCAATTAAGCTGGAGAAGTTCAAGGAGGACGATTTCAAAATAAAAGCCAGCCCCAAAACCGATTTAATAAGGGTTATTGAAATAGCCAATCAAACAATAACGAAAGAGGTAGCATTTAAGGCAGAAGTGAAGGATGGTTTTTTAGAAAAAAATCTTCAAATGGACATTATACCTGTGGCTGTCATCAACAGGAGAGATAGACATCGCATTGGAAAGGGTTTTATAAAAGGGACAGGCATTAAATCCGGAGCATTGGCAACAACCCTTATATGGGATACTACAAATATTCTTACCATAGGAAGTAATGAATCGGACATGAAAGAGGCTGTCAACAGGCTTATAGAGATTCAGGGAGGGATTACAATATCAAAAAATGGTAAAACTATCTACGAATTCCCTATGCCTGTCTACGGTGTTATCCCGCTCGATAGCATGGAAGAATTACGGGACAAAACAAAAGCCCTTGATGAGGGGATGGGTGAGATAGGTGCATCTTTAGAAAGGCCGTTCTTAACACTCCAGACAATTCCTTTCACAGGTCTTCCTT